The Palaemon carinicauda isolate YSFRI2023 unplaced genomic scaffold, ASM3689809v2 scaffold1849, whole genome shotgun sequence genome segment taataatggcaaactTTCATGATAATTCATTGGCATTTCACCTATAATAaaatttcggtgctactatagcgtgaggtctaccacgctatagcgtgaggtctacctcccgttagcactatagcgtgaggtctaccgctgaattattcgtccctcatagataaaacacatttcatacattaaaatgataattggaattttaattacattgaaaaaaaaataataaaggtaaaaataaacatgttatcatatatttccatatttattctagcgatacaaaacaataaacacttaatttaaacatatcttagaaatgacttaaatagataattggatttctaattatactaaaaaaaggaataaaggtaaaaataaacatgttatcatatatttccatacatttatcctagcggtacacacttcgtacatcttctaagaaagacacaaatagatcattggcattttttctcatcaccttccagcaaaaataatcaagatgagactggaacagctgacgaccaacacctcgcattaatctcttcagaatcatcgttttagcgtccaaccacgatcgctcaattgcctgttggtgtgctcctgtcgctggatccccataatattgctggtggttcactgtagaatgctggtaccccatggcatttaggttgcggaaggtccaagcttgtcgcgtggtagacctcaccctccgcctgggtaggcgacatatggcggtagacctcacgctatagtagcaccaaaatttcttcttcttctttgtctacatcttttcccacttctatgtggggtcgatgttctggtctgctttctccatctacctctgtcccacaccttatcaacggttaatccctttgatcgaaggtcatccttgaaacAGTCCATTCACCTTCGCATTGGTCTCCCTTTCTTTCTCGTTCCTTGTACGTCCATTTCCATtattctcctcccaatatactgttcatctctcctcatgacatgaccgtaccacctcagtctactttcttggatcttatatgATAGTTTCCTAACTCCtgaggtacccctaattacctcattccttatcttatctcttcttgtcaccccacacatccatctcaacattctcatctctgccacatccatcttctcttctgtcttctttattgcccaagtCTCCACTCCATACATCGTTGCCGGTTTCCCAACTGTCCTGCGTACTCTACTTTGCAACTTAACCCCCGTTcttctgtcgcatagtactccacgcacttttttccccttcttccattttcaactcttttcaatatctctccttgtaaactaacttcctcattctcaccatttttcaatctcaaatattctgtctttttcctgctgatcttcaatcccctactttccatttctcttctccactcttccaggttctcttctactacctctcgcctagtgttacacagtataacatcatcagtaaAAAGCATAccccaaggagactgatctctaatagcttgtgttactacatccatgaccagatcagattggtaagggctcaatgcagacccctgatgtagtcccacatttactgggaaactttctgttaggcctatactgatcttaacatttgcttctgccctttcatacatatcttgggtgattcttacgtatttcttagGGACTTccctttctctcatacatctccactgCTCCTGAcctggtactcgatcgtatgccatCTTCATGTCAATAAAAACCATATGTAATCCATTTTGTtcctcccgatgtttttctatcatctgtctcaaagcaaatattgtttctacagtccctctttctgtcatgaatccaaattgttcctcaccaattgttgtttcatctcagagtctcttctcaatgatcttctcccatattttcatagtatgccttatcagctttatgcctctgtagttgctaAATTCCTGGATGCCTCCCTTCcgcttatagatgggaatgattaggcttcttctccattcctctagcATCTTTTCCTGATGGAAGATCTTctgtgtcaggtcccacaagatatctatgccatcctctccaagactcttccatacctctactggtctattatccggtcctgcagctttactatttttcatcttctttactgcttgttctacttctttTCTGGTCACTCCTATgttaactgtctcgtttgggagtccatcttcaaatactgttcttgggttctcctcattcaataatccttcaaaataagtttcccacctccTTTTAATTTCACTCTCTTCTGTTAGAACTatgccattgctatcttttatatgCCTTATATGTGTCAGGTATTttgatgcagcatctcgggccttagcagttcgtaatattttcttctgtcTTTCTGTTGTTTCCATATCTTTATAGATTTCATTTACtatctctgcctttgcctttgctactgctcttgttgcttctttctttgcttgtttataattttctttatcctgctcttgtcctgatagatctgccttcttcttggcttctttcttaatttttacccgttcttgcacatCATCATTCCACAACCACGATTCTTTCTCATTTGGGgatcttcttcctgatgactttccaagtacttcctcgccgatccttagaatcactttactattctcggtccatcattcttgtacatcctcaggTAACCTTACgtcttccagcactctttccttaaacaagactctcggTTCTTCCTCTTTTAATTTCCATCACTTAATCTTTAGGTCCATTCTTGCCTTTTTAcatctacaattccttagtctgcaatcaattaccattAACCTATGTtacgctgctacactctccccatttatcaccttgcaatttctaacttctttcagatggtctctcttacacagcagcaaatatATCTGGCTCTCCTTGCCACCattactgtaagtaatcagtctgttaatcttcttctcaaagaaggtgttgatcattgctaggtcaaaagccaatgcaaacTCAATCACTCTTTCTCGCCCATCATTTCTCTCACTAACACcacaacctccatgcactctctctctctctctctctctctctctctctctctctctctctctctctctctctctctctctctctctctctctctctctctctcttccctactaATTCCAGAGTGGCCGTTCAGATCCCCTTCTATAATTACCCTTTACCTTGCAGGAATAATTCTAAGCTCCTGGTTCATTTCCTCTTAGagtgtatccttctcctcctccgtacatccagtttgcggggtATAGGCACACACCGCATTggctattgttgctcccagtcctagctttaaactcataattctgtcatttttcctattcaccccaataaAATtgtccttcaactctttcgataatattattcctactccatttcttccttccacaTTTGCTCCACTGTTATATAATTTACAActttcgcctagttctct includes the following:
- the LOC137635853 gene encoding uncharacterized protein is translated as METTERQKKILRTAKARDAASKYLTHIRHIKDSNGIVLTEESEIKRRWETYFEGLLNEENPRTVFEDGLPNETVNIGVTRKEVEQAVKKMKNSKAAGPDNRPVEVWKSLGEDGIDILWDLTQKIFHQEKMLEEWRRSLIIPIYKRKGGIQEFSNYRGIKLIRHTMKIWEKIIEKRL